From Brassica oleracea var. oleracea cultivar TO1000 chromosome C3, BOL, whole genome shotgun sequence, a single genomic window includes:
- the LOC106336338 gene encoding multiple organellar RNA editing factor 8, chloroplastic/mitochondrial-like produces the protein MATHTISRSFLRRPAKSLSSLFARSFASSSAPLAKTPASSLSALRSRPLVAALSSVARGGFVSFKGLSTQATSSSLNDPNPNWSNRPPKETILLDGCDFEHWLVVVEPPEGDLTRDEIIDGYIKTLAQIVGSEEEARMKIYSVSTRCYFAFGALVSEDLSHKLKELPKVRWVLPDSYLDVRNKDYGGEPFIDGKAVPYDPKYHEEWIRNNARANERNRRNDRPRNFDRSRNFERRRENMSGGPPPQRTPMGGPPPPPHMGGAAPPPPHMGQNYGGPPSLQNNMGGQRPPPNYGGAPPQNNMAGQRPPANYGGAPPPNYGGGPPPNYGGAPPQNNMGGAPPPPNYGGAVPPQNSMGGGPPNAGWSGNNNNYQQQSGGMQQPQYQNNYPPNRDGSGNPYQG, from the exons ATGGCGACGCACACCATTTCTCGCTCCTTCCTTCGCCGTCCGGCGAAATCTCTCTCCTCTCTGTTCGCTCGATCCTTCGCCTCGTCATCTGCTCCCCTCGCCAAAACTCCGGCGTCCTCTCTCTCCGCGCTCCGATCCCGTCCCCTCGTGGCCGCCTTGTCCTCCGTCGCTCGCGGTGGATTTGTGTCTTTCAAAGGTCTTTCGACGCAGGCGACTTCGTCTTCTCTGAACGATCCGAATCCCAATTGGTCGAATAGGCCTCCCAAGGAGACGATCTTGCTCGATGGGTGTGATTTCGAGCATTGGCTTGTGGTTGTGGAGCCGCCTGAGGGAGATCTCACGAGGGATGAGATTATTGATGGGTATATCAAAACCCTAGCTCAGATCGTCGGAAG TGAAGAAGAAGCGAGGATGAAGATATACTCTGTTTCCACTAGGTGTTATTTTGCTTTCGGAGCTCTTGTGTCTGAAGATCTTTCTCACAAGCTCAAAG AGTTGCCAAAGGTGCGGTGGGTTCTTCCTGATTCTTACCTTGATGTGAGGAACAAAGACTATGGAG GGGAACCTTTCATTGATGGGAAGGCTGTTCCTTATGATCCCAAGTACCATGAGGAATGGATAAGGAACAATGCAAGAGCAAATGAAAGAAACAGGCGTAATGATCGTCCTCGCAACTTCGATAGAAGCAGAAACTTTGAGAGGAGAAGAGAGAACATGTCAGGTGGCCCTCCTCCCCAACGTACTCCCATGGGAGGCCCTCCTCCTCCACCTCACATGGGTGGCGCTGCACCTCCTCCACCTCACATGGGGCAGAACTACGGGGGACCACCATCATTGCAGAACAACATGGGAGGACAAAGGCCTCCGCCAAACTATGGAGGAGCACCACCACAGAACAACATGGCAGGACAGCGGCCACCTGCAAACTATGGAGGAGCACCACCACCAAACTATGGAGGAGGACCACCACCTAACTACGGAGGAGCGCCACCACAGAACAACATGGGAGGAGCACCACCGCCACCTAACTATGGAGGTGCAGTACCACCGCAGAACAGCATGGGAGGAGGTCCACCAAACGCAGGATGGTCAGGTAACAACAACAACTACCAGCAGCAGAGTGGTGGAATGCAGCAGCCACAGTACCAGAACAACTATCCACCAAACCGGGATGGCAGCGGGAACCCTTACCAGGGTTGA
- the LOC106335904 gene encoding transcription factor TCP4-like, which yields MAEEDEAHRFLHPPAPPSSSSMRRRATSEAANGGCGEIVEVQGGHIVRSTGRKDRHSKVCTAKGPRDRRVRLSAHTAIQFYDVQDRLGFDRPSKAVDWLIKKAKTSIDELAQLPPWDPADAIRNAAANAKPRRTAAKARVSPSPPPQQLQFSGGTAVGFAGATGRRSNDNESSFLPPSMDSDSIADTIKSFFPVVGSTAEAPPHQLMHNYHHHHPPDLLSRTNSQNQDLRLSLQPFPDGPPSLLHHHHHHSVAEPVLFYGQSNPLGYDASTGGWEQQSIQRLVAWNSGGANDTGNGGGGGFLFAPPPNHPSTTSFQPVLGQSQLYSQRGPLQSSYSPMIRAWFDPTHHHHQSISSDDLNHHHHMPPPIASGEFSSGFRVPARFQGQEEEQHDGLNNKPSSASRH from the coding sequence ATGGCAGAAGAAGACGAAGCTCACCGCTTCCTCCACCCTCCAGCACCGCCGTCATCTTCTTCAATGAGACGCCGCGCTACGTCGGAGGCAGCGAACGGCGGCTGCGGCGAGATAGTCGAGGTGCAAGGAGGTCACATTGTGCGGTCCACGGGAAGGAAAGACCGGCACAGCAAAGTCTGCACGGCGAAAGGACCACGTGACCGGCGCGTGAGGCTATCGGCTCACACGGCTATTCAGTTCTACGATGTCCAAGACCGGCTTGGCTTCGACCGGCCGAGCAAAGCCGTTGACTGGCTTATCAAAAAGGCGAAGACTTCCATCGACGAGCTCGCTCAGCTTCCGCCGTGGGATCCGGCGGATGCGATCCGCAACGCCGCCGCGAACGCTAAACCGAGAAGAACCGCCGCGAAAGCTCGAGTTTCTCCATCTCCTCCGCCGCAGCAGCTTCAGTTCAGCGGTGGAACGGCCGTGGGATTCGCCGGAGCAACGGGGCGCCGGAGTAATGATAACGAGTCGAGCTTTCTTCCGCCGTCGATGGACTCAGATTCGATTGCTGACACTATAAAGTCGTTTTTCCCGGTGGTTGGCTCCACGGCGGAGGCTCCGCCGCATCAGCTTATGCACAACTACCATCATCATCATCCGCCGGATTTGCTTTCAAGAACCAATAGTCAAAACCAAGATCTCCGTCTCTCGCTGCAACCGTTCCCGGATGGTCCACCGTCGCTTCTCCACCACCACCACCACCACTCCGTAGCCGAGCCTGTTCTGTTCTACGGACAGAGCAACCCGCTAGGGTATGACGCATCGACGGGTGGTTGGGAGCAACAGTCAATTCAGAGACTGGTGGCTTGGAACAGCGGCGGAGCTAACGATACAGGAAACGGAGGAGGAGGAGGGTTTCTCTTTGCTCCTCCTCCTAATCATCCTTCAACGACGTCGTTTCAGCCAGTACTTGGCCAAAGCCAGCTTTATTCTCAGAGGGGTCCCCTTCAGTCCAGTTACAGTCCCATGATCCGTGCTTGGTTTGATCCTACTCACCACCATCATCAATCCATCTCCAGTGACGATCTCAACCACCACCACCATATGCCTCCGCCAATTGCTTCAGGTGAATTCTCTTCCGGTTTTCGCGTACCAGCACGGTTTCAGGGTCAAGAAGAGGAGCAGCACGACGGTCTAAACAACAAACCGTCTTCTGCTTCTCGCCATTGA
- the LOC106332089 gene encoding uncharacterized protein LOC106332089 → MNKTARIDIPSSSAPAPASADGELNEDDIFSIDISHAPKHSPSSSPAQHPPARQLQRTKSGLKNVEASGILAALPEPSGNSYLNHVFHHKPAAALSTSVSSTASSTSSSSSARIIPSAPKPPQERVPFTGGGGRYPQSAPLQVPLAMRSRHKKEFKLTDAVVDEEEEDEGERLPPHEIVARSLAKSSLLSCSVLEGAGRTLKGRDLRQVRNAVFRRTGFID, encoded by the coding sequence ATGAACAAAACCGCACGAATCGATATCCCTTCATCGTCTGCCCCTGCTCCAGCTTCAGCAGATGGTGAGCTGAACGAAGACGACATCTTCTCAATAGACATATCTCACGCGCCTAAACACTCTCCGTCCTCTTCTCCTGCTCAGCATCCACCTGCCCGCCAGCTTCAAAGAACCAAAAGCGGTTTAAAAAACGTGGAAGCTTCTGGCATCCTCGCAGCTCTTCCCGAGCCTTCTGGGAACAGTTACTTAAACCATGTCTTCCACCACAAGCCTGCAGCTGCTCTCTCCACTTCCGTCTCCTCCACAGCTTCCTCCACGTCCTCTTCGTCTTCCGCTCGAATCATCCCCTCAGCTCCTAAACCGCCTCAAGAGAGGGTTCCCTTCACAGGTGGTGGAGGGAGGTATCCTCAGTCAGCTCCTCTTCAAGTGCCGTTGGCGATGAGGAGTCGTCACAAGAAGGAGTTCAAGCTGACTGATGCGGTGGTGGATGAGGAGGAGGAAGATGAAGGCGAAAGGCTTCCACCGCACGAGATTGTAGCTCGGTCTCTGGCGAAGTCTTCGTTGCTGTCTTGCTCGGTTCTTGAAGGAGCGGGGAGAACACTTAAAGGGAGAGATCTCAGGCAGGTGAGGAACGCTGTTTTCAGAAGAACCGGTTTCATAGATTGA
- the LOC106335976 gene encoding ras-related protein RABA1g, with amino-acid sequence MAAYRAEDDYDFLYKVVLIGDSGVGKSNLLSRFTRNEFSLESKSTIGVEFATRSIRVDENVVKAQIWDTAGQERYRAITSAYYRGAVGAFLVYDVTRRVTFENVERWLKELRDHTDANIVCMLVGNKADLRHLRAVSTEDATAFAERESTFFMETSALEALNVEDAFTQVLSQIYRVASKKALDVGGDDHAALPKGQSINVGGKDDVSEVKKVGCCSS; translated from the exons ATGGCGGCGTACAGAGCTGAAGACGATTACGATTTCCTCTACAAGGTGGTCCTGATCGGAGACTCCGGCGTCGGAAAATCCAACCTCCTCTCTCGCTTCACCCGCAACGAGTTCAGCCTCGAGTCCAAATCCACGATCGGCGTCGAGTTCGCCACCAGAAGCATCCGCGTCGACGAAAATGTCGTCAAGGCTCAGATTTGGGACACAGCCGGCCAAGAAAG GTACCGAGCGATCACGAGCGCGTACTATCGAGGAGCCGTAGGAGCGTTCCTTGTCTACGACGTTACGCGGCGCGTCACGTTCGAGAACGTCGAGAGGTGGCTCAAGGAGCTCAGAGACCACACGGACGCCAACATCGTCTGTATGCTCGTCGGTAACAAGGCTGACTTGCGTCACCTACGAGCCGTTTCCACCGAAGACGCAACGGCCTTTGCGGAGAGAGAGAGCACGTTCTTCATGGAGACGTCTGCGCTCGAAGCTTTGAACGTGGAGGACGCTTTCACTCAAGTGCTTTCTCAGATATACCGCGTGGCGAGCAAGAAGGCGTTGGATGTTGGTGGAGACGATCACGCTGCGTTGCCAAAAGGGCAGAGTATTAACGTTGGGGGTAAGGATGATGTCTCTGAGGTCAAGAAGGTTGGTTGCTGCTCAAGTTGA
- the LOC106335975 gene encoding RING finger protein 44-like translates to MRQRHIMTGFDMEQHSHPDTPHMNPLPTFLQEPYDNNSMLNGLPQYPPPPPHHHHQRASNLGPTMSTPPNLYFPYEPLHAHPLAPGSHESNPHFMGHGYKRKSDEAIIPGNYQYLTEPAPPPETAPLAFPHYATAAYPQPMDQRSVRSRVGAVTMDPPYSQGNYAAHPFPPPAPIWYDQHVNDNNTSDGSSSSSYWLQPPSIPFMHGNAAPRFHEASSSRNDIPFAYPSPNYFSHHPAPPPPPVYPPRMASASYTVPMTIHDAPYRNVGPVQSTGLTINRQHPRDGFSPAASLRHHGLPPHLRAFPAYEDAFLGEGEFFGDDEVDDHQDMRLDIEDMSYEELLDLSDHIGTVKTGLSEETVKDLVKRRTYISTRINLEEAPSTDLETDSCTICQETYKNRDKIATLDCKHEYHPACLEKWLVIKNVCPICKSEALVMDKNKER, encoded by the exons ATGAGACAAAGACATATAATGACAGGTTTCGACATGGAGCAGCATTCTCATCCAGACACCCCACACATGAACCCTCTTCCTACTTTCTTGCAAGAGCCTTATGACAACAACTCTATGCTTAACGGTCTTCCACAGTATCCTCCTCCTCCCCCTCATCATCATCATCAACGTGCTTCCAATCTTGGTCCTACCATGTCAACCCCACCAAATCTCTATTTCCCTTACGAGCCTCTTCATGCTCATCCCTTAGCTCCTGGAAGTCATGAGAGTAATCCACATTTTATGGGCCATGGATACAAGAGAAAGAGCGACGAAGCTATTATACCTGGAAACTATCAGTATCTTACTGAACCAGCACCACCTCCGGAGACAGCGCCTTTGGCCTTCCCGCACTATGCTACTGCTGCTTACCCACAACCAATGGATCAGCGAAGTGTGAGGAGCAGAGTAGGAGCAGTCACAATGGATCCTCCTTACTCTCAAGGAAACTATGCAGCCCATCCTTTTCCACCTCCTGCCCCAATCTGGTATGACCAACATGTTAATGACAACAACACATCTGATGGATCATCCTCCTCTTCCTATTGGCTCCAACCACCCTCTATACCTTTTATGCATG GTAATGCTGCTCCGAGATTCCATGAGGCATCTAGTAGCAGAAACGATATACCATTTGCGTACCCTAGTCCTAACTATTTTAGCCATCATCCGGCACCTCCTCCTCCCCCTGTATACCCTCCTCGCATGGCTTCAGCCTCATACACTGTCCCCATGACTATTCATGATGCTCCGTACAGAAACGTGGGGCCGGTTCAATCAACTGGGCTGACGATAAACCGGCAACATCCCCGAGATGGTTTTTCTCCTGCAGCGAGTCTTAGACACCATGGACTGCCTCCTCACCTTAGAGCATTCCCCGCATAT GAAGACGCTTTTCTCGGGGAAGGAGAGTTCTTCGGCGATGATGAGGTTGATGATCATCAAGACATGCGCTTGGACATAGAGGACATGTCATATGAG GAGCTTCTTGATTTGAGCGACCATATTGGAACAGTGAAGACTGGCTTATCAGAAGAAACCGTTAAAGATCTTGTGAAAAGAAGAACCTACATATCCACCAGAATCAACCTGGAAGAAGCTCCATCTACCGATCTAGAAACAGATTCTTGCACCATATGCCAG GAAACCTACAAGAACCGAGATAAGATCGCAACGCTGGACTGCAAGCACGAGTACCATCCAGCATGCTTGGAGAAGTGGTTGGTCATCAAGAACGTCTGCCCAATCTGTAAATCAGAGGCACTGGTCATGGACAAGAACAAGGAACGATAA
- the LOC106332449 gene encoding uncharacterized protein LOC106332449 — protein sequence MNPSARNLYKTTSPTYLEDGTPMVTIPSKLLLHGPENKKEYIIGQFHRCSFLSGGLVHVVVNRIWGKKCRIFSRKLGDSSFLFHIPDVSTRSWILQRGLWHVDDCLMFVAPWSPAASLSLPEISTIPVWGAPMLTNKPRLDPTLMGEAKILVEVELDKQFPQKIALNDKRGTISLVDVEYSWIPTKCGKCGHLGHKDSRCLQKSAQPRNSSHPSNDQIGASLASASVYPSVLVPEVATDDMSISASVTVARTDSAIIPTVSPPVAAVASVTRTPVAAVASITGTPVVSAASVTEHVPTLMAPSPTVNIGSVHVPSTSVSTTVIQAIEALPTTSIATLKSTSVSSLFTFILFLDPPYKYRVRTIYSSHHL from the exons ATGAACCCATCTGCCAGGAACCTCTACAAAACAACATCTCCCACATACTTGGAAGATGGTACTCCAATGGTAACAATCCCGAGCAAACTTCTGCTTCATGGTCCTGAAAATAAGAAAGAGTATATTATTGGCCAGTTTCATCGCTGTTCTTTTCTGTCAGGTGGGCTTGTTCATGTTGTAGTTAATAGGATTTGGGGTAAGAAATGCAGAATCTTTTCTAGGAAACTAGGTGATTCTTCTTTTTTATTCCACATTCCAGATGTATCTACACGTTCTTGGATTCTTCAGAGGGGATTATGGCATGTGGATGATTGCTTGATGTTTGTAGCTCCTTGGAGTCCTGCAGCTTCATTATCTCTTCCAGAGATTTCCACTATTCCAGTTTGG GGAGCTCCAATGCTGACAAATAAGCCCAGACTTGACCCTACTCTCATGGGTGAGGCAAAAATCTTGGTGGAAGTTGAATTGGACAAGCAATTCCCGCAGAAGATCGCTTTGAATGACAAAAGGGGTACTATATCATTGGTTGATGTAGAGTATTCGTGGATCCCAACAAAGTGTGGTAAGTGTGGACACTTAGGCCATAAAGACTCAAGATGTCTGCAAAAATCTGCTCAGCCTAGGAACTCGAGTCATCCGTCTAATGATCAAATAGGAGCTTCGCTTGCTTCTGCAAGTGTTTACCCTTCTGTTTTAGTCCCTGAAGTTGCTACAGATGATATGAGTATTTCTGCTTCTGTTACTGTGGCAAGGACTGATTCAGCCATTATTCCAACAGTCTCTCCTCCAGTTGCTGCCGTTGCGTCAGTCACAAGAACTCCAGTTGCTGCAGTAGCGTCCATCACAGGAACTCCTGTTGTTTCCGCTGCATCAGTCACAGAACATGTCCCTACTTTAATGGCTCCCTCACCTACTGTGAATATTGGTTCAGTCCATGTCCCATCCACTTCAGTCTCGACCACAGTCATTCAAGCCATAGAAGCATTACCTACTACATCAATTGCTACTCTAAAGTCTACATCAGTATCTAGCCTCTTCACCTTCATCCTTTTTTTAGATCCTCCCTACAAGTACCGAGTCAGAACCATCTACTCCAGCCACCATCTTTAA
- the LOC106329102 gene encoding reticulon-4-interacting protein 1, mitochondrial-like codes for MRGMRSLRGSSKAVSIFRPARLSSLRSIFTGCRAVMLPRFGGPEVLELRENVPVPNLNPNEVLVRAKAVSVNPLDCRIRAGYGRSVFQPHLPIIIGRDVSGEVAAVGNSVKSFKVGQEVFGALHPTALRGTYTDYGVLSEEELTEKPASVSHVEASAIPFAALTSWRALKSNARILEGQRVLVFGGGGAVGFAAIQIAVASGCHVTASCVGQTRERILAAGAEQAVDYTTEDIEMVVKGKFDAVLDTIGRPETERIGINFLRKGGNYMTLQGEAASLTDRYGFVVGLPLATSFLAKKKIQYQYSHGVDYWWTYMRADPEGLAEIKRLVGAGKLKIPVEKTFPITEVVAAHEAKEKKEIPGKVVLEL; via the exons ATGCGAGGGATGAGATCACTTCGCGGTAGTTCAAAAGCCGTATCGATTTTCCGTCCGGCGAGATTAAGCTCTCTTCGGAGCATCTTCACCGGTTGCCGTGCCGTGATGCTGCCTCGATTCGGCGGCCCGGAGGTTTTAGAGCTCCGGGAGAATGTTCCGGTGCCGAATCTCAACCCCAACGAGGTTCTCGTCAGGGCGAAAGCTGTCTCCGTCAATCCTCTTGATTGCAGA ATACGAGCAGGATATGGGCGTTCTGTATTTCAGCCGCATCTACCTATTATTATTGGACGTGATGTTAGTGGCGAAGTTGCTGCAGTTGGGAACTCCGTTAAGTCGTTTAAAGTAGGGCAAGAAGTTTTTGGTGCGTTGCATCCTACTGCGTTGAGAGGTACTTATACTGATTATGGAGTTCTTTCTGAGGAGGAACTCACTGAGAAGCCAGCGTCAGTTTCTCATGTG GAGGCAAGTGCTATTCCTTTTGCAGCGTTGACTTCTTGGCGTGCTTTGAAGAGTAATGCGCGGATTCTCGAAGG ACAAAGGGTATTAGTTTTTGGGGGAGGAGGAGCGGTGGGTTTTGCTGCAATCCAGATTGCGGTAGCCTCTGGGTGTCATGTTACAGCTTCTTGTGTGGGTCAGACCAGAGAGAGAATACTAGCAGCTGGCGCCGAGCAAGCTGTTGACTACACAACCGAG GACATTGAGATGGTGGTAAAAGGGAAGTTTGACGCTGTGTTGGATACTATTGGTCGGCCTGAAACCGAGAGAATAGGCATAAACTTCTTGAGGAAGGGTGGAAACTATATGACTCTCCAG GGTGAGGCTGCATCATTGACTGATAGATACGGTTTTGTTGTCGGGCTTCCGCTTGCAACTTCATTCTTAGCGAAGAAAAAGATACAATATCAGTATTCTCATGGAGTAG ACTATTGGTGGACGTATATGAGGGCTGATCCTGAAGGTCTAGCTGAGATTAAGCGGTTAGTTGGAGCAGGAAAGCTAAAGATACCAGTGGAAAAAACATTTCCGATAACTGAAGTTGTAGCAGCTCATGAAGCCAAGGAGAAGAAAGAGATTCCGGGCAAGGTGGTCCTAGAGCTCTGA